The following coding sequences lie in one Nitratireductor mangrovi genomic window:
- a CDS encoding DsbE family thiol:disulfide interchange protein yields MTSETATAQGNPRRRWLVFIPLAVFFALAAVFLLQLLSGRDNATIPSALIGQPAPETDLPPVEGLGLPGLDSSDFAGHVTVVNVWASWCAPCRQEHPLLMQLAGDDRFRITGLNYKDPPENARRFLGELGNPYSAIGADDNGRTAINWGVYGVPETFLVGRDGTVLFKHVGPLTPQSVARQLLPAIENALKAP; encoded by the coding sequence ATGACCAGCGAGACCGCGACCGCGCAAGGCAATCCGAGGCGGCGCTGGCTGGTCTTTATACCGCTGGCGGTGTTTTTCGCGCTGGCGGCGGTGTTCCTGCTGCAGCTCCTGTCGGGGCGCGACAACGCCACCATCCCCTCCGCACTGATCGGCCAGCCGGCGCCGGAGACCGACCTGCCGCCGGTCGAGGGGCTTGGCCTGCCCGGCCTCGACAGCTCGGACTTCGCCGGCCATGTCACGGTGGTGAATGTCTGGGCGTCGTGGTGCGCGCCGTGCCGGCAGGAACACCCGCTGCTGATGCAGCTTGCTGGCGACGACCGCTTCCGCATCACCGGACTGAACTACAAGGACCCGCCCGAAAACGCCCGCCGCTTCCTTGGCGAACTCGGCAACCCTTATTCGGCCATTGGCGCCGACGACAATGGCCGCACGGCGATCAACTGGGGCGTCTACGGCGTACCGGAGACCTTCCTCGTCGGCCGCGACGGCACGGTCCTGTTCAAGCATGTCGGCCCGCTGACGCCGCAAAGCGTGGCGCGGCAGTTGCTGCCGGCGATCGAGAACGCTCTCAAGGCACCATAG
- the ccmD gene encoding heme exporter protein CcmD, translating into MTHALYVAAAYGLSAFAIGGLVVWMWVDQRARKAELAELEASGIRRRSQKATEAEA; encoded by the coding sequence ATGACCCACGCGCTTTACGTTGCCGCCGCCTACGGGCTCTCGGCTTTTGCGATCGGCGGCCTCGTCGTCTGGATGTGGGTCGACCAGCGCGCCCGCAAGGCGGAACTGGCCGAACTGGAAGCCAGCGGCATTCGCCGCCGCTCGCAGAAGGCGACCGAGGCGGAGGCATGA
- a CDS encoding LysE family translocator: MSWEYLLTSLVVILIPGTGVVYTVMTGLSAGRRASVAAAFGCTLGIVPAILASVLGLAAILHTSALLFQALKYAGAAYLLYLAWKTLKDSGPMRMDAGLHGPARLAPTIRTGFLINILNPKLSVFFLAFLPQFIDPASSAAVAQMLWLGGVFMAMTFAVFIVYGAFAAFVGERVLKSETVLRWMRRTVAAAFAGFGLRLALSER, translated from the coding sequence ATGAGCTGGGAATACCTGCTCACCTCGCTGGTCGTGATCCTGATCCCGGGCACCGGCGTCGTCTACACGGTGATGACCGGGCTATCGGCGGGACGGCGGGCAAGTGTTGCCGCCGCCTTCGGCTGCACGCTCGGCATCGTGCCGGCGATCCTCGCCTCGGTGCTTGGACTGGCGGCGATCCTGCACACCAGCGCGCTCCTGTTCCAGGCGCTCAAATATGCCGGCGCGGCCTACCTGCTCTACCTCGCCTGGAAGACGCTGAAGGACAGCGGTCCGATGCGCATGGACGCCGGGTTGCACGGACCGGCGCGGCTGGCGCCGACTATCAGGACCGGTTTCCTGATCAACATCCTCAATCCGAAACTCTCGGTGTTCTTCCTCGCCTTCCTGCCGCAATTCATCGATCCGGCCTCTTCGGCGGCCGTGGCCCAAATGCTGTGGCTGGGTGGCGTCTTCATGGCGATGACCTTCGCGGTTTTCATCGTCTACGGCGCGTTCGCCGCCTTTGTCGGCGAGCGGGTGCTGAAGAGCGAGACGGTATTGCGCTGGATGCGCCGCACGGTCGCGGCCGCGTTCGCCGGGTTCGGGCTGCGGCTGGCGCTGAGCGAACGCTGA
- a CDS encoding heme ABC transporter permease, translating to MSQTALSSPRWSDLANPTRFLALADRLVPWLAGLSAVSIATGLAMGFAAPEDYQQGITVRIMYIHVPFAWLAMMCYALMAVSALGTLVWRHPLADVALKAAAPIGAVFTALALLTGSIWGKPMWGTWWVWDARLTSVFVLFLMYLGLIALTRALDDPTRSARAAAIVTLVGVINIPIIKFSVDWWNTLHQPASVFRLDGPTIHPSLLWPLMISALGFTLLFFTLHLMAMRAEIWRRRVIAMRRLSARRAERGSGVTP from the coding sequence ATGAGCCAAACCGCCCTTTCTTCCCCGCGCTGGAGCGACCTGGCCAATCCGACGCGCTTTTTGGCGCTGGCCGACAGGCTGGTCCCCTGGCTCGCCGGGCTTTCGGCAGTGTCGATCGCCACCGGGCTCGCCATGGGGTTTGCCGCGCCCGAGGACTATCAGCAGGGCATCACCGTCCGCATCATGTATATCCATGTGCCTTTCGCCTGGCTCGCCATGATGTGCTACGCGCTGATGGCGGTCTCCGCGCTCGGCACGCTGGTCTGGCGCCATCCGCTCGCCGATGTCGCGCTCAAGGCGGCCGCGCCGATCGGCGCCGTCTTCACCGCCCTTGCGCTCCTGACCGGCTCGATCTGGGGCAAGCCGATGTGGGGCACCTGGTGGGTCTGGGACGCGCGGCTGACCTCGGTCTTCGTGCTTTTCCTGATGTATCTCGGCCTCATTGCGCTGACCCGGGCGCTCGACGACCCGACGCGCTCGGCGCGGGCCGCCGCGATCGTGACGCTGGTCGGCGTCATCAACATCCCGATCATCAAGTTCTCTGTCGACTGGTGGAACACGCTGCACCAGCCGGCCTCGGTCTTCCGCCTCGACGGGCCGACCATCCATCCGAGTCTGCTGTGGCCGCTGATGATTTCGGCGCTCGGCTTCACGCTTTTGTTCTTCACCCTGCACCTGATGGCGATGCGGGCCGAGATCTGGCGCCGCAGGGTGATCGCCATGCGCAGGCTCAGCGCCCGCCGCGCCGAACGGGGGAGCGGCGTGACGCCATGA
- a CDS encoding SDR family oxidoreductase, which yields MSKAGPVVLVTGGSRGIGAAIAAAAARRGYRVAVNYAANETAAKAVVDAIEADGGEAMAVAGDVAREADVVAMFAAIDERFGRLDALVNNAGVVDRKARLDQMSAERLERMMAVNVVGTMLCAREAVRRMSTKHGGKGGAIVNLGSVAARLGSPGEYVDYAAAKAAVETFTTGLAREVAEEGIRVNAVSPGLVATEIHASGGQPDRIERLRGMIPMKREGRPEEIANAVLWLLSEEASYTTGAILTVSGGR from the coding sequence ATGAGCAAGGCAGGCCCCGTTGTCCTGGTGACCGGCGGTTCGCGCGGTATCGGCGCGGCCATCGCCGCAGCGGCGGCCAGACGCGGTTACCGTGTCGCGGTGAACTACGCCGCCAACGAGACGGCCGCGAAGGCCGTGGTCGACGCCATCGAGGCCGATGGCGGCGAGGCGATGGCTGTCGCTGGCGACGTTGCGCGCGAGGCCGACGTCGTGGCGATGTTTGCAGCCATCGACGAGCGCTTCGGCCGCCTCGACGCGCTGGTCAACAATGCCGGCGTGGTCGACAGAAAGGCGCGGCTCGACCAGATGAGCGCCGAACGGCTGGAGCGCATGATGGCCGTCAACGTCGTCGGCACCATGCTGTGTGCCCGCGAAGCGGTGCGGCGCATGTCGACGAAGCACGGCGGGAAGGGCGGCGCGATCGTCAATCTCGGCTCGGTCGCGGCAAGGCTTGGCAGCCCGGGCGAATATGTCGACTATGCCGCAGCCAAGGCGGCGGTCGAAACCTTCACGACGGGTCTCGCGCGCGAAGTCGCCGAGGAGGGCATTCGCGTCAACGCCGTCAGCCCCGGACTCGTCGCCACCGAGATCCACGCATCGGGCGGTCAGCCGGACCGTATCGAGCGGCTGCGCGGCATGATCCCGATGAAGCGGGAGGGACGACCGGAGGAGATTGCCAACGCCGTGCTCTGGCTATTGTCGGAGGAGGCGTCCTATACCACGGGCGCCATCCTGACCGTCAGCGGAGGACGCTAG
- the lpdA gene encoding dihydrolipoyl dehydrogenase, with amino-acid sequence MSSAYDVVVIGGGPGGYVCAIKAAQLGLKAAVVEKRTTYGGTCVNVGCIPSKALLHASEAFMEAGHSFDALGVEVGKPKLNLKKMMAHKTQTVEQNTKGLDFLFKKNKIDGLRGTGRILGEGKIEVTDGDGKTQEIEAKNIVIATGSEVAGIPGVELEFDEKVVVSSTGALELAKVPGHMIVVGGGVIGLELGSVWARLGAKVTVVEFLDSILGGMDGEVSKQFQRMLGKQGLDFKLGAKVTGVEKSKKGATVTFEPVKGGDAETLEADVVLVATGRKPNTEGLGCEKAGVVLDERGRVRTDGHFLTSIPGIYAIGDVTAGPMLAHKAEEEGVAVAEIIAGQAGHVNYDVIPSVVYTSPEVASVGKTEEELKKAGVEYNAGKFPFSANGRARAMLRTDGFVKVLADKKTDRVLGVHIVGFGAGELIQEAAVLMEFGGSSEDLARTCHGHPTMSEAVKEAALATFAKPIHM; translated from the coding sequence ATGTCCAGTGCATATGACGTCGTCGTTATCGGAGGCGGACCGGGCGGCTATGTCTGCGCGATCAAGGCGGCCCAGCTCGGCCTGAAGGCCGCGGTGGTCGAGAAAAGGACCACCTATGGCGGCACCTGCGTCAATGTCGGCTGCATCCCGTCGAAAGCGCTGCTGCATGCCTCGGAAGCCTTCATGGAGGCCGGGCACAGTTTCGATGCGCTTGGCGTCGAGGTCGGCAAGCCCAAGCTCAACCTGAAGAAGATGATGGCGCACAAGACGCAGACGGTCGAGCAGAACACCAAGGGGCTCGATTTCCTGTTCAAGAAGAACAAGATCGATGGCCTGCGCGGCACCGGCCGCATCCTCGGCGAAGGCAAGATCGAGGTGACCGACGGCGACGGCAAGACGCAGGAGATCGAGGCGAAAAACATCGTGATCGCGACCGGCTCGGAAGTCGCGGGCATTCCCGGTGTCGAGCTCGAATTCGACGAGAAGGTGGTGGTGTCCTCGACCGGCGCGCTCGAACTGGCCAAGGTACCGGGCCACATGATCGTCGTCGGGGGCGGCGTCATCGGGCTCGAACTCGGCTCGGTCTGGGCGCGGCTTGGCGCCAAGGTGACGGTGGTCGAGTTCCTGGACTCCATCCTCGGCGGGATGGATGGCGAGGTTTCGAAGCAGTTCCAGCGCATGCTTGGCAAGCAGGGGCTGGACTTCAAGCTTGGGGCCAAGGTCACCGGCGTGGAAAAGTCGAAGAAGGGCGCCACGGTGACCTTCGAGCCGGTGAAGGGCGGCGACGCGGAAACGCTGGAGGCCGATGTCGTGCTGGTTGCGACCGGCCGCAAGCCGAACACGGAAGGCCTCGGCTGCGAAAAGGCCGGTGTCGTGCTCGACGAGCGCGGCCGGGTGCGCACGGACGGGCATTTCCTGACCTCGATCCCCGGCATCTATGCGATCGGCGACGTGACCGCCGGGCCGATGCTCGCCCACAAGGCCGAAGAGGAGGGCGTCGCGGTTGCCGAAATTATCGCCGGCCAGGCCGGCCACGTGAACTACGACGTCATCCCGAGCGTCGTCTACACAAGCCCCGAGGTGGCCTCGGTCGGCAAGACCGAGGAGGAACTGAAGAAGGCCGGCGTCGAATACAATGCCGGAAAGTTCCCGTTCTCGGCCAACGGGCGCGCGCGCGCCATGCTGCGCACCGACGGTTTCGTGAAGGTGCTGGCCGACAAGAAGACCGACCGCGTGCTGGGCGTGCATATCGTCGGCTTCGGGGCCGGCGAACTGATCCAGGAAGCGGCGGTGCTGATGGAATTCGGCGGTTCGTCGGAAGACCTCGCGCGCACCTGCCACGGGCATCCGACGATGTCGGAGGCGGTCAAGGAGGCTGCGCTCGCAACCTTCGCCAAGCCGATCCATATGTAG
- the trmD gene encoding tRNA (guanosine(37)-N1)-methyltransferase TrmD, producing MTFRASVLTLYPEMFPGALGLSLAGRALERGDWSLEAVQIREFASDRHRTVDDTPAGGGAGMVMRADILAKAIDHVSPPGDQRPRLLMSPRGRPLAQERVRELAAGAGALIVCGRFEGVDQRVIEARGLEEVSIGDYILSGGEPAALVLLDAVVRLLPGVMGNEASGSEESFEGGLLEHPHYTRPQEWERRAIPEVLVSGNHGKIAEWRRAEAEKLTRERRPDLLAATQPVRK from the coding sequence GTGACGTTCCGCGCCAGCGTGCTGACGCTCTACCCGGAGATGTTTCCGGGCGCGCTCGGACTGTCTCTTGCCGGCAGGGCACTGGAGCGTGGCGACTGGTCGCTGGAAGCGGTGCAGATACGCGAGTTCGCCAGCGACCGCCATCGCACCGTCGACGATACGCCTGCCGGCGGCGGCGCCGGCATGGTGATGCGCGCCGACATTCTTGCCAAGGCGATCGACCATGTCTCGCCGCCGGGAGACCAGCGGCCGCGCCTGCTGATGAGCCCGCGCGGCAGGCCGCTGGCGCAGGAGCGCGTGCGCGAACTTGCCGCCGGTGCCGGCGCGCTGATCGTGTGCGGACGTTTCGAGGGCGTCGACCAGCGCGTCATCGAGGCGCGCGGGCTGGAGGAGGTTTCGATCGGCGACTACATCCTGTCGGGCGGCGAGCCGGCGGCCCTGGTGCTGCTCGACGCGGTGGTGCGGCTTTTGCCGGGTGTGATGGGCAACGAAGCCTCGGGCAGCGAGGAAAGCTTCGAGGGCGGGCTGCTGGAACATCCGCACTACACCCGTCCGCAAGAGTGGGAACGCCGCGCCATCCCCGAGGTGCTGGTCTCGGGCAACCATGGCAAGATCGCCGAGTGGCGGCGCGCAGAGGCGGAGAAGCTGACGCGCGAACGTCGGCCGGACCTGCTGGCCGCCACTCAACCTGTCAGAAAGTAG
- a CDS encoding TraB/GumN family protein, with product MNRSLAIAADKASGLSLKLIAAVNVLFLVSFLVITLVAAGAAGAGEAKCTGTSLVDELAQTDPAALERIRAEAARTPNGQGLLWKVAKEGSEPSFLFGTMHITDPRVVNLTPAAEKAFADAETVVIETTEVLDQASAMAAMMQRPDLMMFTDDSTIFSLMSPEEEAVVREGLQRRGIPPASIQKMKPWMLAAAVALPACEMARKAAGEPFLDIRLAEDAKKEGKTLAGLETLVGQLDAMASLPMDFHVKGLVATLALGPRMDDVFETMIVLYDREETGMIWPLFETVLPSPDDDGSGYAAFEEAMINTRNRTMADNADPYLADGRAFIAVGALHLPGEDGLVALLRERGYRVSRVD from the coding sequence ATGAACCGTTCACTTGCCATAGCCGCCGACAAGGCGTCCGGCCTGTCGCTTAAGCTCATTGCGGCGGTCAATGTCCTGTTTCTGGTCTCGTTCCTCGTCATCACCCTTGTTGCCGCTGGAGCCGCCGGCGCCGGCGAAGCCAAATGCACGGGCACGAGCCTCGTCGACGAACTGGCGCAAACCGATCCGGCCGCGCTGGAGCGTATCCGCGCCGAGGCGGCGCGAACGCCGAACGGGCAGGGTCTGTTGTGGAAGGTCGCAAAGGAGGGCAGCGAGCCCTCCTTTCTTTTCGGCACCATGCACATCACCGACCCGCGAGTGGTCAACCTGACGCCGGCGGCCGAGAAGGCGTTCGCCGATGCCGAGACGGTGGTGATCGAGACCACGGAGGTGCTCGACCAGGCATCCGCGATGGCTGCCATGATGCAGCGCCCCGATCTGATGATGTTCACCGACGACAGCACCATCTTCTCGCTGATGTCGCCGGAAGAAGAAGCAGTGGTGCGCGAGGGTCTGCAGCGCCGCGGCATCCCCCCGGCCAGCATCCAGAAGATGAAACCGTGGATGCTGGCAGCCGCGGTCGCGCTGCCGGCCTGCGAAATGGCCCGCAAGGCGGCAGGCGAGCCGTTCCTCGATATCCGCCTCGCCGAGGATGCCAAGAAGGAGGGCAAGACGCTCGCCGGGCTGGAAACGCTGGTCGGCCAGCTCGATGCCATGGCGTCGCTGCCGATGGACTTCCACGTCAAGGGTCTGGTTGCAACACTGGCGCTCGGGCCGCGCATGGACGATGTGTTCGAGACCATGATCGTTCTCTACGACCGCGAGGAAACCGGCATGATCTGGCCGCTCTTCGAGACCGTGCTTCCTTCACCGGACGATGACGGCAGCGGCTATGCGGCCTTCGAGGAGGCCATGATCAACACCCGCAATCGCACGATGGCCGACAATGCCGACCCGTACCTGGCAGACGGCCGCGCCTTTATCGCCGTCGGAGCGCTGCACTTGCCGGGCGAGGATGGGCTGGTCGCACTGCTACGCGAGCGCGGTTACCGCGTCTCGCGCGTCGACTGA
- a CDS encoding VOC family protein, whose amino-acid sequence MGFEPDIPPIQVHLCVKDGKRAIAFYEEAFGAVETFEQLADDGERIMHANLSMFGSEVMLHDEFPEFSSDVMSPLSRGGASMTINVNLALPAEVDGAVERAVSAGAEPVLPVADQFWGARYGKVRDPFGHVWAFNAPLGKDGQ is encoded by the coding sequence ATGGGATTCGAACCGGACATTCCGCCGATCCAGGTGCATCTGTGCGTCAAGGACGGCAAGCGGGCGATCGCCTTCTACGAAGAGGCGTTCGGTGCGGTCGAGACCTTCGAGCAACTGGCCGACGACGGCGAGCGCATCATGCACGCGAACCTTTCGATGTTCGGCTCCGAGGTGATGCTGCATGACGAGTTTCCGGAGTTCTCCTCCGATGTCATGAGCCCGCTTTCGCGCGGCGGTGCCTCGATGACGATCAACGTCAACCTGGCCCTGCCGGCCGAAGTCGACGGCGCGGTCGAGCGCGCCGTCAGCGCCGGGGCCGAGCCGGTCCTGCCGGTCGCCGACCAGTTCTGGGGCGCGCGCTACGGCAAGGTCCGCGACCCGTTCGGCCATGTCTGGGCCTTCAACGCGCCGCTCGGGAAGGATGGCCAATGA
- a CDS encoding PaaI family thioesterase translates to MSGDHLDLLASAVAGLPFVKNHGIELVEVAKGRAVARLPFNAAFATPPDLFPAAMVGMLGDIAAITACSAAVPPGAACSTLDFTVKMTAPARGSHLEAEGTALQAGATTAVGKADIFAVSPAGERTHCAVVLATGRMVGANTKPSPKG, encoded by the coding sequence ATGAGCGGCGATCATCTCGACCTTCTGGCCAGCGCCGTGGCCGGGCTGCCTTTCGTGAAGAACCACGGCATCGAACTTGTCGAGGTCGCGAAAGGGCGTGCCGTTGCCCGTCTGCCCTTCAATGCCGCATTCGCCACGCCTCCTGATCTGTTTCCGGCAGCCATGGTCGGCATGCTTGGCGACATCGCGGCGATCACTGCCTGTTCCGCCGCCGTACCGCCGGGGGCGGCCTGCTCGACGCTGGACTTCACGGTGAAAATGACGGCGCCGGCGCGCGGCAGCCATCTGGAGGCCGAAGGGACCGCGCTGCAGGCGGGCGCCACCACCGCGGTCGGCAAGGCGGATATCTTCGCTGTTTCGCCGGCCGGCGAACGGACACATTGCGCCGTCGTCCTTGCCACCGGCAGGATGGTCGGCGCCAACACCAAGCCATCACCGAAAGGATGA
- the rplS gene encoding 50S ribosomal protein L19 encodes MDLIRQLEAEQAAKIEEKRKLPEFEPGDTVRVQVRVTEGTRTRVQAFEGVCIARSGSGFQENFTVRKISYGEGVERVFPVFSPMIEGVEIVRRGKVRRAKLYYLRDRRGKSARITENTGVRARKLNEAERQAAQAEKARLEAEKVAAAEALAAEKAAAEAAENSGE; translated from the coding sequence ATGGACCTCATCCGTCAGCTCGAGGCCGAGCAGGCCGCGAAGATCGAAGAAAAGCGCAAGCTCCCCGAATTCGAACCCGGCGACACCGTGCGCGTTCAGGTGCGCGTCACCGAGGGCACCCGCACCCGCGTGCAGGCCTTCGAAGGCGTCTGCATCGCGCGCTCCGGCTCGGGCTTCCAGGAGAACTTCACCGTCCGCAAGATCTCCTATGGCGAAGGTGTGGAGCGTGTGTTCCCGGTCTTCTCGCCCATGATCGAGGGCGTCGAGATCGTGCGCCGCGGCAAGGTGCGCCGCGCCAAGCTCTATTATTTGCGTGACCGTCGCGGCAAGTCGGCCCGCATCACCGAGAACACCGGCGTGCGCGCGCGCAAGCTGAACGAGGCCGAGCGCCAGGCCGCGCAAGCCGAGAAGGCGCGGCTGGAAGCCGAGAAGGTTGCGGCAGCCGAAGCGCTGGCGGCCGAAAAGGCGGCAGCCGAAGCCGCGGAGAACAGCGGCGAATAG
- the rimM gene encoding ribosome maturation factor RimM (Essential for efficient processing of 16S rRNA) yields the protein MAKPKNPVQVAVIGAAQGIKGGVRVKSFTGDPMALGDYGPLFDREGRRFDILDLRPHNQMVVARFKGVADRNAAEALNGTELFIERERLPEDLEDEEFYHADLVGLDAVDQAGATVGTVRAVLNYGGGDILDLAMPGGGNALVPFTRAAVPSVDLAGRRLMLDRVAAGLDDVDDGEVGEEGDSRGGRKGRGRERRGGFDASDRPRGPKSAGGNR from the coding sequence ATGGCGAAACCGAAAAATCCCGTACAGGTGGCCGTGATCGGCGCCGCGCAAGGCATCAAGGGCGGCGTACGGGTAAAGTCATTCACCGGTGACCCGATGGCGCTCGGCGATTACGGGCCGCTGTTCGACCGCGAGGGCCGGCGTTTCGACATCCTCGATTTGAGGCCGCACAACCAAATGGTTGTCGCGCGCTTCAAGGGCGTCGCGGACCGCAACGCCGCCGAGGCGCTCAACGGGACGGAGCTCTTCATCGAGCGTGAGCGGCTGCCGGAGGATCTGGAGGACGAGGAGTTCTACCACGCCGACCTGGTCGGTCTCGACGCCGTCGATCAGGCCGGCGCGACGGTCGGCACAGTCCGGGCAGTGCTGAATTATGGCGGCGGCGACATCCTCGATCTGGCGATGCCGGGCGGCGGCAACGCGCTTGTGCCGTTCACGCGGGCGGCAGTGCCTTCGGTCGACCTCGCCGGGCGGCGGCTGATGCTCGACCGGGTGGCGGCAGGCCTCGATGATGTCGACGATGGGGAGGTCGGGGAGGAAGGCGACAGCAGGGGCGGACGGAAAGGCCGGGGCCGTGAGCGGCGCGGCGGTTTCGATGCGTCGGATCGGCCGCGCGGGCCGAAATCGGCCGGAGGCAACCGGTGA
- a CDS encoding sulfite exporter TauE/SafE family protein: MDPISALLLFLAGFLSGAINAVAGGGTFLTFGALTLAGVPPISANATSSIAQFPGYVTSTLAYWSDIVRMWRGALTFCAVSAAGGLAGALILLSLDNPSFRALVPWLLIAATALFAAGPWLKPQPRGGGGRVGSLTGWLVQFVTAIYGGFFGAGMGIMMLATLGLTESGGYHRLNALKNMLSIIIATVAIVVFVSGGVVAWLEVAFMVPGVALGGYAGVWAARRVPLWSVRAFVIAVGLFLAGYYFLTG; the protein is encoded by the coding sequence TTGGACCCCATCTCCGCCCTCTTGCTCTTCCTCGCCGGCTTCCTGTCGGGCGCCATCAATGCGGTCGCCGGTGGCGGCACGTTCCTGACCTTCGGCGCCCTGACGCTGGCCGGCGTGCCGCCGATCTCGGCAAACGCCACATCCTCGATCGCCCAGTTTCCGGGTTACGTCACCTCCACGCTTGCCTATTGGAGCGACATTGTCCGCATGTGGCGCGGCGCGCTGACCTTCTGCGCCGTCTCCGCCGCAGGCGGACTGGCCGGGGCGCTGATCCTGCTGTCGCTCGACAATCCCTCCTTCCGCGCACTGGTGCCCTGGCTGCTGATTGCCGCCACCGCGCTTTTCGCCGCCGGGCCGTGGCTGAAGCCGCAACCGCGCGGGGGCGGCGGCCGCGTCGGCTCGCTGACCGGCTGGCTGGTCCAGTTCGTCACCGCGATCTATGGCGGCTTTTTCGGCGCCGGCATGGGCATCATGATGCTGGCCACGCTCGGCCTTACCGAAAGCGGCGGCTACCACCGCCTCAACGCGCTCAAGAACATGCTGTCGATCATCATCGCCACCGTGGCGATCGTGGTCTTCGTATCCGGCGGCGTCGTCGCCTGGCTCGAGGTCGCCTTCATGGTGCCGGGCGTGGCGCTCGGCGGTTATGCCGGCGTCTGGGCGGCGCGACGCGTGCCGCTGTGGAGCGTGCGCGCCTTCGTCATCGCCGTCGGCCTGTTCCTCGCGGGATACTACTTTCTGACAGGTTGA
- a CDS encoding tyrosine recombinase XerC, whose product MSEFLVIARPDLLAAREEWLKTLAGERRLAALTLEAYERDTRQFLRFLTGHCGGAPGLADIRELRPADLRAFLAWRRRDGVGARSLGRGLAGIRSLLRHLERRGLANAAGAAALRSPRQPRSLPRPLQASEARRVVSAGEQLAEEPWIAARNAAVLTLLYGCGLRISEALGLTGGDLGAGESVLRITGKGGKTRLVPVLPAALQSVAEYRRLCPFVLDTEKPLFRGARGGPLAAAIVQREMRRLRSALGLPDNATPHALRHSFATHLLGRGGDLRTIQELLGHASLSTTQVYTGVDTERLLDVYASAHPRA is encoded by the coding sequence ATGTCCGAATTCCTCGTCATCGCCCGCCCCGACCTGCTCGCCGCGCGTGAGGAATGGCTGAAGACGCTTGCCGGCGAGCGCCGGCTGGCGGCGCTGACCCTGGAGGCCTATGAGCGCGACACGCGGCAGTTCCTGCGCTTCCTGACCGGCCATTGCGGCGGCGCCCCCGGCCTCGCCGACATTCGCGAGTTGCGCCCGGCCGATCTGCGCGCCTTCCTCGCCTGGCGACGGCGCGACGGCGTCGGCGCGCGCTCGCTCGGTCGCGGACTGGCCGGCATCCGCTCGCTGCTGCGCCATCTCGAACGCCGCGGGCTCGCCAACGCGGCGGGTGCCGCCGCGCTGCGGTCGCCGCGCCAGCCGCGCTCTTTGCCGCGGCCCTTGCAGGCGAGCGAGGCGCGACGCGTCGTCTCCGCCGGCGAACAGCTTGCTGAGGAACCGTGGATCGCGGCGCGCAATGCCGCCGTGCTGACCCTCCTCTACGGCTGCGGGTTGCGCATTTCCGAGGCGCTCGGGCTGACGGGGGGCGACCTCGGAGCCGGCGAGAGCGTGCTGCGCATCACCGGCAAGGGCGGCAAGACACGACTGGTGCCGGTTCTCCCCGCCGCCCTGCAGTCGGTGGCAGAGTATCGCCGCCTGTGCCCTTTTGTGCTCGACACCGAAAAGCCGCTCTTCCGCGGTGCACGTGGCGGGCCGCTCGCCGCCGCCATCGTGCAGCGCGAGATGCGCCGCCTGCGCTCGGCGTTGGGTCTGCCCGACAACGCCACGCCGCATGCCTTGCGCCATTCCTTCGCCACCCACCTCCTGGGGCGGGGCGGCGACCTGCGTACCATCCAGGAACTGCTCGGCCATGCCAGCCTGTCGACCACCCAGGTCTATACCGGCGTCGACACCGAGCGCCTGCTCGACGTCTACGCCAGCGCCCACCCGCGCGCCTGA